The window CAGCACATATGTGTGACTACATGGTCATTAAATGTTTTGCAGGATTAGGCGGTTTTGTGGCATGCAGATCACTGTCACAAAGAAATAATGATCCCACCAAAGCTTCACGCCCTTGGGATGTTGTACGTAGTTTTGCTTTAACTTgttattctatcatcaaagttactGAAGACTATCTTAAGATACTGGACGGCATGTCTCTATTTGGCTTTTCGTATAGGTGCTGATCaagttttaatattttaaacaaaCCATTTATTGCTGCAGTGTGGTGATAATAGTCATGTTGGGACCCTGAAAGAAACCATCTTAAGTGGAAAAATGTCAGTAAAGGAGAACAATAGATACTTTAATTAACTGAGCATGTGTGGACCTCTCTGCATCAATTTTTGATGTTTCCTCCATTTACTATTTTTATTCCTATGTTAGAGGTATGAAACTAATCTATTTTTGATTGATTATCATTAGGATCGTGATGGATTTGTTATGGGGGAAGGGGCTGGCGTGCTACTTTTGGAAGAACTAGACCATGCTAAGGTTAAACTAGGTTCATATTGTCAAATTCATAGGATCATCTCTttacttgtatttttttttttctcttgcaaTTGTCTTGttaatttctttctttattttctttttcattttctgcAGCAAAGAGGAGCAGAAATCTATGCAGAGTTTCTAGGAGGAAGCTTCACCTGTGATGCTTACCACATGACCGAACCACATCCGGAAGGTAACAAAATTTTTCTGCACATTACGTTTGTAAACAAATTTGTATTGCAtctgtttttttttaattcttttaacAATCACATGGGCCTTTGATAAATCAGGGACAGGCATTGTTCTCTGCATCGAGAAGGCACTATCAGAATCAGGAGTATCCAGAGAGGATGTTAACTACGTAAATGCTCATGCAACTTCGACACTTTCTGGTGATTTAAAAGAATATCAAGCTCTGATGTGTTGTTTTGGCAAGAACCCTGAGGTTAGTGATTAAAGTTAATGTtgtcttatttcttttttttcttattaactAACTAAAAAACTTTGCAGCTGAGGGTGAATTCTACAAAATCAATGACTGGTCACCTGTTGGGTGCTGCTGGTGCAGTCGAAGCTGTTGCTGTTGTACAGGTAATGATTTCTAGCTTTCTTTATCTTGCTGGGTTTAGCTTCTGGGtatctcaaattttgatctctCATCCTCACAAAATGcttatcatggcatttgatgataATAGTCGGACTATTATTTCTAAGAAATACTAATTTGTTCTGTTGagcgtaaataaaataaatagatcagaGAGCTATGGATTACGAAATATCCATCTTGACAAGAAATTATCTGTACATTAACATGTTTGTGACAAGGACTATAGCTCAATTGGTAGAGCACCTTGTTTACATGTGCCTGAATCTTACATATTCTAGGTGTGGTTAACTCATTAGGCTTCATTGCTGTCATTGGATATGTtggtttatcaaatcatttattaATGTTTCTAAAATTCTTTATAATCTTGACTCCACAAGGAATTATCACCAAAATTAAGAAATATCACATGGATAACCATTGGGTGTTTGAGGACAATTTAAGATAAATCCTGATCATAATCCAAATTTGGTTAATTTTTGAAACTTTGGAATTAGATGTTTAGGTTGGATTTGCAATGATGAGGTTTGCATGATATGCCGACTTGATGAACATGAAATCAGACAAGTTAGACAGTAGAAACAAAGGAATTCAAGAAATTGGAAAGAACACTTTTAGAGTAGTGAACTGATTATCAAACTGATTGCTCCTTCATGTTCGTAGTGCTTATATGACCAATAAGCTTACATATTATTGATGTCTGGGCAGAATAAAGTTATATAGTGTTCTGAGTGATTAAGGATCAGAATAAGCATGTTTGTTGCCAAGTTGGCAGCATTAAAGTAAATTTCATGCAGATAATCACACTTGATAGGTGAAGAAGTAGATAAAGCAGAGCAACAGATTCAACAAACTGTTGCATACAGAGTTGTAGAAAACTCTGAATGATTGTCATTGGTGTTAAAAGTGATTGTGTAGAGGGGACCAGGCTTTTTAGTGATGACACTATACAGAAGCATATTTAGTTTATCCTGTAAGTTAGAAATAAAGTTAGGATCAATACAAACAATAATGTATTTTGATGTCATTTGATCATCTTGAGTCCATCAAAATTAGATGGAACTGTAGACCATAGACATAAGTAGAGTGCAATCTTAATGGATATGGAAGGGTGGATTTGGTCGAACAAGGCCTTCATGTTGCTCCGAGATTGGTTTGTATAAAAGCCTTTGAGGGATCTCTTATTCAAGGCAGGGCTTTAATTATGTAACTTAAATTCTCCAGCATTGCAAAGGCCACATACACATGAGTGTCATGGGGGTTAGAAAGCATTATCAGGTCCAGGTATCAGTGGAAAATGGAATGTTAAAAGAGAAACATGGTATGGCTTATTTAACTGTAGTTGACAAGAAGAGCATTGTACAGGACAAAAAGGTTGGTGGAGCTCAAGCTTGTGTGAATTGGTAAAAGTGTGAATGGAAATAACTACCTAGAAATAAAGAGACAGAGTACTAGTGCATGTGTTGATTTGTAAAACAATAATGTCAGAAACTTAGATCCCATTGATCCTTGCTGAAGCTAGTTTTGAACATTCCATAATTAGCCAGGATTACTGATTTTGAACCCAGGTCAATCCAATGTGACTGGTTTTGGGTGATTTAGTTGCAACTGATTCCAGTTGATCATTGTTTCATTAAGGGTTTCGGTATTGAGTTGGTCTGGTCTTTGGCATTATCATGTGTTGATCAGCCAATCCTGCAAACCATGCAAAGGAGGTAACTGTCAATATCAAATTTATTGTTTTTAAGAATTTCAGAGGTCATGTAGCTATTTTGGTGATTACCTAGGTTTGGAAGGAGTACAAGATGATACAAAGTATAGAagataatgggtatatgatgattGCTGGCTGAGACTGATTTATAACTATGAGATCTTAGTCCTAGATTTTTTATTAGTTTAATTTTAATTTGGCTTTTCACATCCAAGAGTTGGTTTATGTTCTATCATGTAACATGTGATAGATGATGCTTACTGCTTATTCATAGCTTATGGCTGGTTGATGTTTTAGCTGAACAATGCTTAACTATCTTATGGCTATTTGATATTTAAGGCATAGTTAAACAATGTCTAACTATCTGGTTTATCTGGTTGCTATCAATTTCAGATATGAATGTTGAATGCCATCTTGCCTCATCCGCATCCAAACTTCTTATCGAGATGCTTGGCCTTGTCCTGGAATCAGGAACTTTTTGCACAATGCATTATTGAGAGGATGACACTAGCATCTAATTCCATCAAGAAGTTAATGACCTATCCTCGTCTCCTTTCCTTTCATCCTTCTCTATTTCAAGTGTTAATGGAACAGTAGCAATCTCTCCTGTGAAATAGTCAGAGCCACAAGTTCTGTTTTGACTTTTTTTGTGGTTTGTCTATTTTCCCCTCCACCTATGGCTACCATATGAGTTTTTGGCTTCCTTCCATACCTCTCTTATCTTTCCTTTTTTGAGTTGACCAAAATTGGCTAGAATTGGTCCCAATTCTGAGTGATGTCTAGTGATAATTTAGCCAACATTAGATAAGCCATGGTTAATGCCAGTATGGATCGAGCATATGGTTTAAGAATTGACTAATATGAGAAACTGTATTTTTATCTTTGAGTATGATATGGAGTCGTTTTCATTTAGTGTCAGATGTGGGTGGCTGTGTatggatttaaattttgtttgtaCCAATCTGATGGTTGACCAGTCTACAAACAAGACTATTTTGCTGCATCGAAACAATGTTTACCACCTTGTGAGCCTACTGCCTACCATACGAGACTTATTGGGTGGTAAAATTACCAATACTCGACTGTATCACTCAATAAACCTTTCGTCCGAGGCCTGtactaacaattttttttttttaaatcctatTTACATCCTACcacttctttctctttctcctcatcCTCCTATGCCTCTGGTTCTGCCTCGGCCTCATCCTTGTCTTCTCATCTTTTTATCTTACTGTTTTTTTGCTTCCTCTGTCATTGCtatctcctcttctctctctatcGATTTGGTTGGTGGGTGTCGACCAGTACCGATCTGTACTGTTACTCATCCAACACGCCAATCTATATAGGTATGAGACTGAAATTTTAATCCTACTGTTGTATGACATATAATAGGAAATATACCATAAAAAATTCTTTGGGGCATCTAAAGTTGTGTTAAATATCTTACCTCGGTATTGTTAAATCCTAGCCTAGACATCATAATCCTATCAAAGTTAGATTTATACAAAAACGTATAGTaataacatgaaaaaaaaaattgaaacttGTAAGGTAATAGGGAAAAAGAACTGATACTATGCTGCAAATTTTCCTGCAAAGCAGATGAGGATTTATTAGCCTTGCAAAACTTACTTTCATTATTAATTATGTTGAGAGATTGACTAATATGAGGGTTTTTTTTCTGATTTACTCTCAACCTATCTCTAATTTTATGTAAAGGAATTATGCACCTGTATCTGTTTTCACATTAGTCAATCACTTGCTAAGCTCTGGGGCACATCCTGTGTGCAGGCTATTCGAACACGGTGGGTCCATCCAAATATTAATTTGGACAACCCGGAGAAAAGTGTGGTATGTTCACATCTCTTGAATTTTCCTCTGCTGTGAGTACTGATATCTTTGTTCACATTGAAAATAACTTTCACACCTCCAGTCACAAAATCTAGCAAAAGATATACTACTACTTTTCAGTATGGTGATTAGTTTTGATGACTGTTAGATGAAAAGCCTGATCAAGCGACAGGCTTGATCATATGTTTtgtcatatgttttttttttttggttctttAATATTGCTAGAGATTAACTGTTGAGTTCGATTTGATTCAGGATGTGAATCTGCTAGTAGGTTCGAAAAAGGAAAGATTGGATGTGAAGGTAGCAGTATCTAATTCCTTTGGGTTCGGTGGGCACAACTCATCTATCCTGTTGGCACCTTACAAGTAATAGTGGTATGGTGGTGCTAAAAAACATGTTTGAAAATGGCAGGCCAGCATCAGATACCCCCTGTACcctagtttttcttttttctttttttgttttatcaaTTTTCCTGATATTATTATTCGCTGATTCCACATGTTTTAAGAAAGAATAGATCAGTTTTTTTCCCCCTGTAAAACAAATATTGTTTGTCATAATATTTGTTCAATCGGTATATGCGTCTGAGATGCTAAACAGTGGTGCTAAAGTTTAACTAGCACACCCAGGGAAGGAAGCACGAACAATATGACCACATTGGAATGGTGTCAGAGACATCGGCCTATAAATCTGGTGAATGGTAAATTTCGATTCTCCTGCTGTTCCTTTACTGTTTTATTCTCGTCCTTGTGAAGTTTACTGGATGAAAGGCTTACTAGGAAAGAAGGATTAGTTGTTCCATTAATCTGACTTGCAGCCTTAAAAGAACAGTTTGTCCACCAAACTGAAAGCTGGGTGATATGGATCGACTCATTGGATCTGTTTACCTCTCACTTACTGCTCAAGAATTTGCCATCTTACAACTGGTACTTGGTACGTGGATGCATCATGTACCATTTTGGCACCAGTGTTCGTATATTGTTTGGAATGGCATCTTCTTAAGTGACAATGTCATCCTACTTCTTATCCTTTTGGAatcagtggtggtggtggtggtggtggtggcagcggcggcgacgGCACACCCTCTGTGAGAGACGTCCCTTTTTTCGTGACGTTAGCTAGTTTGCGGTGTTATCGGCCATGCGACTTGCAACTTCCAATGGTTTATAGCAGCCTCTCTTGAGAACTGAATGGGGAGATGTTGAATTTAGTCGATGTCATTCTCATCGCTTCCATCGTTTGATGTCTCCGCTTAATCGACATATGGACATACTTTGTTGATGCCCCAAATATCTTTCAaaaatatgatgaacttaaaaaagtcatagaaaaaaattataaaataagaaaacGGAAAACTAAAACTTAATCACTCAACTAATTCGGGCTCTATCTTTATCTCTTTTTTATTCTGCATCGTACAATCTATCTGCAATAGTCATCCATGCTCTCCGCCTATCTTTGATCAATCATAAAATTCTCATCTCTCTCGAACCATTCTTTAAATACGAAATCCATTGGATCAACATAACCATCTACCCAACTATTTAACTTTTTCAGTATAAAAAATTTATCGGGTTTTTATAACTTTTGTATCTTGAAACGATTATAAATATCTTTGATAACTGACATCATAGATTCTTCATAGGAAACTAAAATTGCTTCTAATTCAATAAAATCATTTGTTCTAATAAAATCAATACTATCCCCATCTTAAtctgaatattattattatttttatataattctaaTATCTAAAAGAATTGACATACCTGCAGATAAAAAGGAGCAAACATAAGCACATACGGTAAACCGAACAACAGAGCTTGGAGCAAGTGTCGACCACCGTGAAAGCAAACAGAAGCCACCATGCATGCATATCCCATGCGTTAGCTTTGGAACCCTAGCCGCCTTCCGGATACCGGTCGACGCAGTCGAGCCAGGggctcctgttcggcctccggacTCGCCGTGTCGCCTTCCACACCGCGCTGTTGCACTTGAACCCGGAACCGAACGCGAGCTGCCACACCCGGTCGCCACCACGCACTCGGCCTTTGGCTTCCAGGTACGCAAGCTCATACCAGATGCTGCTGCTCGACGTGTTGCCGAAGCGGTGGAGGGTCGCAAGGGAGGCCTCCATGTGGCGGTCTTCGAGCCGCAGATTCTTCTGAAGCGCGTCCAGCACCGCCTTGCTCCCGGCGTGGACGCACAAGTGCTCGAAGGCGAGCTTGTACTCGGCGATGTAAGGCTTGGTGCCAGCGGAGTCGGCGGTCTTCCTGGGGAGGAGGTGACGATAGAAAAGGGTGGCGAAGAAGAGGAGTTGCTCGGAGAAAGGGATGACGCGGGGGGCGAAGGTGGTGATGTGGGCCTTGAGTGCATGGCCTCCCACCTCCATGAGGTCACGGCTGATGCAGAGGCACTTCTTTCTTTCCTCGTCCTCCTCTTGATACACGCACCTTGAGGAAGAAATCATAGGATCTGTCACCGACTCAGTTATGGTATCTCTGCAACCAAGTACTAATTCACCAACTCAGTCGTGTAATCACCTGAAGCTCCGGCCGTCGGCGCCCTTGTGGGTCCTCACGATGTGCTCGAGTCGGTACTTGGCCCGGCGGAAGTCTCGCCTGCGGTTGGAGAGCAGGACCGCGGAGCACCCCATGCGGAAGAAGCAGTTCGGTATGAGCATCGACCGATTGCGGCCGGTGTACCAGGTGAAGGACACTGCCTCGGTGCTCACCACGACGGCGTAGCTGCTGGGATTGGCCCGCAGCATGTCGCGGGCCAAGTCGAGCGCGATCACGCCGGCACTGCACCCCATCCCGCCGAGGTTGTAGCTCAGTATGTTGCTCCTCATCTTGTAGTGGTTCAAGATCATGGCCGAGAGTGACGGCGTGGGGTTGAAGAGGCTGCAGTTGACGACGAGGATGCCGACGTCCTTCGGCCGGACGCGGCACTTGTCGAAGAGCTCGTCGAGGGCGCTGATCATGGCCGTGGAGGCCTCGGCGCGGCCTTCTGTCATGGTGGCGCAGTTGCCTGGAGAGAATATGGACTTGGGGACATAGGTCTCATCGCCGATGCCGGAGGACTTCAAGATCCGGGATTGAAACGTTAGGCTCTCCTCGTTGAACTTGCCGGACTTCCTCGCCAGCTCTATGAACTCCTCGTTGGacacctgagagagagagagatagagagagagagagagaagcatagCAGCTTAGGATATCAACATTGACCACCATGAACGCGGGCGTGCAGTTCACTACCTTCAGATCGTCGGAGGGGCGGTAGCAGGCGAAGTCGAGGAGGTAGATGGGCCTCGGCTTCCACATGAAGTAGACGGCGACGGTGAACGCGAGCGCAACAAGGAAAGCTAGCTGGGTGGCGAGATCGTAGCTCGTCTCCTCCCACGCCTTCCTCCACAGCGCCTCTCTGCTCAGACTTCCCACCACGGCGAGCAGAGGTACGGTAGCCCAGTACACGGCATGGCCGATAAGGTTGCGGTAGCCCAGCTTAACGTAATTCAGGTTCACCGACTGAAGGAAGTCCGGCAGCGTCCGCCGCACACGGACCGAGAAGGTAGGTGAACCGGCGTCGGGGCCGGAGGACTCGATTCCGCGGTTCACGATCTCTGCCGACAGGAGCGCGTGCTCGCCGGCCATCTCTCTTCTCTAGAGAAGCAAAAAGAGCTTAGCTTGTGGATTGTGTGATTACGAAGCGAAAACGATTATATATAAAAGGGGGAGGTGGGTGAGGAACAGCTGGTGTTTGCACCAACCAAAACCGAAAGAGAGTGTAGCTGAACCACCAGACTTCCCAACGATCGAATTAAGGTGACCTGTCTGAGAATAATTTATTTTCCAGTGGAAGTGTGAATTAAGAAGGTGAACCACCATAATTTCTTTAGAGGTTGGATGGCTATACTAACTTCCAGCCACTAGTTTTCTGGGCCTGTTGGAATCGACCCTTTGAACCACCAAGTTATCCAACATTTTAGCCCTTCATGTACGTGATTGTACTTTATATTATGTGTAGGCAAATCATCCCTCACAGTAAAATGGAGGAAACAAA of the Musa acuminata AAA Group cultivar baxijiao chromosome BXJ2-10, Cavendish_Baxijiao_AAA, whole genome shotgun sequence genome contains:
- the LOC135585556 gene encoding 3-ketoacyl-CoA synthase 10-like isoform X2, with the protein product MAGEHALLSAEIVNRGIESSGPDAGSPTFSVRVRRTLPDFLQSVNLNYVKLGYRNLIGHAVYWATVPLLAVVGSLSREALWRKAWEETSYDLATQLAFLVALAFTVAVYFMWKPRPIYLLDFACYRPSDDLKVSNEEFIELARKSGKFNEESLTFQSRILKSSGIGDETYVPKSIFSPGNCATMTEGRAEASTAMISALDELFDKCRVRPKDVGILVVNCSLFNPTPSLSAMILNHYKMRSNILSYNLGGMGCSAGVIALDLARDMLRANPSSYAVVVSTEAVSFTWYTGRNRSMLIPNCFFRMGCSAVLLSNRRRDFRRAKYRLEHIVRTHKGADGRSFRCVYQEEDEERKKCLCISRDLMEVGGHALKAHITTFAPRVIPFSEQLLFFATLFYRHLLPRKTADSAGTKPYIAEYKLAFEHLCVHAGSKAVLDALQKNLRLEDRHMEASLATLHRFGNTSSSSIWYELAYLEAKGRVRGGDRVWQLAFGSGFKCNSAVWKATRRVRRPNRSPWLDCVDRYPEGG
- the LOC135585556 gene encoding 3-ketoacyl-CoA synthase 10-like isoform X1, producing MDMNRSMRIISSLHSIARSEREQEFKNHSHQRREMAGEHALLSAEIVNRGIESSGPDAGSPTFSVRVRRTLPDFLQSVNLNYVKLGYRNLIGHAVYWATVPLLAVVGSLSREALWRKAWEETSYDLATQLAFLVALAFTVAVYFMWKPRPIYLLDFACYRPSDDLKVSNEEFIELARKSGKFNEESLTFQSRILKSSGIGDETYVPKSIFSPGNCATMTEGRAEASTAMISALDELFDKCRVRPKDVGILVVNCSLFNPTPSLSAMILNHYKMRSNILSYNLGGMGCSAGVIALDLARDMLRANPSSYAVVVSTEAVSFTWYTGRNRSMLIPNCFFRMGCSAVLLSNRRRDFRRAKYRLEHIVRTHKGADGRSFRCVYQEEDEERKKCLCISRDLMEVGGHALKAHITTFAPRVIPFSEQLLFFATLFYRHLLPRKTADSAGTKPYIAEYKLAFEHLCVHAGSKAVLDALQKNLRLEDRHMEASLATLHRFGNTSSSSIWYELAYLEAKGRVRGGDRVWQLAFGSGFKCNSAVWKATRRVRRPNRSPWLDCVDRYPEGG